One Phycisphaera mikurensis NBRC 102666 DNA window includes the following coding sequences:
- a CDS encoding ABC transporter permease — translation MSAAKNLKFGLLKVIDVTALGFLEPVVRLCYGEEPGVQVRKIGQFVVVPLLAICAFFVIWAYVVSPNVKTKSGELPSPSVVWAASGSLAQSASWESDKEAAYLEVGPGREIGLAAMEAKLALMPEKIAAAEAALGEARAADAAGKDERIAPLQEELDAIKAQAKTEKKEREAALKEAAADLPAGESEERTRYLGEVAGLAARGDALKAEADLLEDRIKAIRDEKSGVVAAALAQQASTLEENQYLQKMRDQLGENSRETKIAEGEAKVAEAKAKFAAAEGPAAFLAAKRVVSAEERLAKVTESTYTKPKSIYYQVWRSIVCVFAGFFLGSLIAVPIGILCGLSKTFMAAMTPFIALFKPVSPIVWLPIALIVASAAIPSAESHWLTAWTYHVPILDTLEINPAFLASAATVALCSLWATMVNTALGVASVDKDHINVAKVLKLGFWSRLFKIVLPSALPLMFAGMRISLGVGWMVLIAAELLASSEGIGKFVWDQFNNGASDSFAKMIVVVFIVGIVGLLLDRIMVVFQRLVSFEGSVATV, via the coding sequence ATGAGCGCCGCCAAGAACCTGAAATTCGGACTGTTGAAGGTGATCGACGTCACCGCCCTGGGCTTCCTCGAGCCGGTCGTCCGGCTGTGCTACGGCGAGGAGCCGGGCGTGCAGGTCAGGAAGATCGGCCAGTTCGTCGTCGTGCCGCTGCTGGCGATCTGTGCCTTCTTCGTCATCTGGGCGTACGTCGTGAGCCCCAACGTCAAGACCAAGAGCGGCGAGCTGCCCTCGCCGTCGGTCGTCTGGGCCGCCTCGGGGTCGCTGGCCCAGTCGGCGTCCTGGGAATCCGACAAGGAGGCGGCGTACCTCGAGGTCGGCCCGGGCCGGGAGATCGGCTTGGCGGCCATGGAGGCCAAGCTCGCGCTCATGCCCGAGAAGATCGCCGCCGCCGAGGCCGCGCTCGGCGAGGCCCGGGCCGCCGACGCGGCGGGCAAGGACGAGCGGATCGCCCCGCTGCAGGAGGAGCTCGACGCGATCAAGGCGCAGGCGAAGACCGAGAAGAAGGAGCGGGAGGCGGCGCTCAAGGAAGCCGCCGCGGACCTGCCCGCCGGCGAGAGCGAGGAGCGGACCCGGTACCTCGGCGAGGTCGCAGGCCTCGCCGCCCGCGGCGACGCGCTCAAGGCCGAGGCCGATCTGCTGGAGGACCGGATCAAGGCGATCCGCGACGAGAAGTCCGGCGTCGTCGCCGCGGCCCTCGCGCAGCAGGCGTCGACGCTCGAGGAGAACCAGTACCTCCAGAAGATGCGGGACCAGCTCGGCGAGAACAGCCGCGAGACCAAGATCGCCGAGGGCGAGGCCAAGGTGGCCGAGGCGAAAGCCAAGTTCGCCGCCGCCGAGGGCCCCGCCGCCTTCCTCGCCGCCAAGCGGGTGGTCTCCGCCGAGGAGCGGCTGGCGAAGGTCACCGAGTCGACCTACACGAAACCCAAGTCGATTTACTACCAGGTGTGGCGGAGCATCGTCTGCGTCTTCGCCGGCTTCTTCCTGGGATCGCTGATCGCCGTGCCCATCGGCATCCTTTGCGGCCTGTCGAAGACCTTCATGGCCGCCATGACGCCCTTCATCGCGCTCTTCAAGCCGGTGTCCCCCATCGTCTGGCTGCCGATCGCCCTCATCGTGGCCTCCGCCGCCATCCCCAGCGCCGAGAGCCACTGGCTGACCGCCTGGACGTACCACGTGCCGATCCTCGACACGCTCGAGATCAACCCCGCCTTCCTGGCTTCCGCCGCGACCGTGGCGCTGTGCAGCCTCTGGGCGACGATGGTGAACACCGCCCTGGGTGTCGCGTCGGTGGACAAGGACCACATCAACGTCGCGAAGGTGCTGAAGCTGGGCTTCTGGTCGCGGCTGTTCAAGATCGTGCTGCCCTCGGCGCTGCCGCTGATGTTCGCGGGCATGCGGATCAGCCTTGGCGTCGGCTGGATGGTGCTCATCGCCGCCGAGCTGCTCGCCAGTTCCGAGGGCATCGGCAAGTTCGTCTGGGACCAGTTCAACAACGGCGCCAGCGACTCCTTCGCGAAGATGATCGTCGTCGTCTTCATCGTCGGGATCGTCGGGCTGCTGCTGGATCGGATCATGGTGGTGTTCCAGCGGCTGGTCTCGTTCGAGGGATCGGTGGCCACGGTGTAG
- a CDS encoding molybdopterin oxidoreductase family protein encodes MPATLSLPPFDAAAVSVARAGKAVCPYCGVGCVLTSTVEGNAVKRIRADPADAPNFGMMCPKGALAGEVFSDPDRLTRPLIRREKGGPLEPATWEQAIVRVADALAEAPADRVAWYGSGQLDTEASYAFTKLFKGLLGCNHTDTNSRLCMSSAVAGYTQAFGSDGPPGCYADIEEADTFLILGANMAANHPVLFNRVRRRRVVEPDARIVVVDPRRTRTAAHADHHLAVAPGGDVPLLRFLARALVDAGEIDAAAFAAATDGGAAWLDRLAAEDPDDLARRSGVPRAQLDAAAETLFGGRKLMSLYCMGANQSAQGTLKNRELIHLSLLLGQLGRPGCGPFSLTGQPNAMGGREVGYLAHQLPGYRLVAESADREAMERFWGTVRGSISPEPGRAAVEMFKAAAAGATDVLWVACTNPVASLPDAERTREALRRTPLVVVQDVTAASETVAYADVVLPACQWGEKAGTMTNSERLVVRSDRFLEAPGACRPDWWIVASVGHAIEERRGDAAGRFAWASHEDVWDEFRRTTTGRPCDLAGMTNERLRAGPLQWPCPDPGHPGTARRYAGGRVLTASSKPRTAGETQETAARSAAICDAADAAFPLVLTTGRVASQWHSRTKTRHVAVLDAQEGGPFFEVHPDDAAAAGVTHGDRAAVVGRRGRAEATVRVSDEARPGCVFSPFHWADSAGPLANVNQLTSDAVDPASQQPELKACAVRIEKVEEAR; translated from the coding sequence ATGCCTGCCACGCTCTCGCTCCCGCCTTTCGACGCCGCCGCGGTGTCCGTTGCGCGGGCGGGCAAGGCGGTGTGCCCCTACTGCGGGGTGGGGTGCGTGCTGACGTCCACGGTGGAGGGCAACGCGGTGAAGCGGATCCGCGCGGACCCCGCCGACGCGCCCAACTTCGGGATGATGTGCCCGAAGGGTGCGCTCGCGGGCGAGGTGTTCTCGGATCCGGACCGGCTCACGCGGCCGCTGATCCGGCGGGAGAAGGGCGGTCCGCTGGAGCCGGCGACGTGGGAGCAGGCGATCGTTCGCGTGGCGGATGCGCTCGCGGAGGCTCCGGCCGACCGCGTCGCCTGGTACGGCTCGGGCCAGCTCGACACCGAGGCCAGCTACGCGTTCACGAAGCTGTTCAAGGGCTTGCTCGGCTGCAACCACACCGACACCAACAGCCGGCTGTGCATGAGCTCGGCGGTCGCGGGCTACACCCAAGCCTTCGGCAGCGACGGCCCCCCGGGCTGCTACGCGGACATCGAGGAGGCCGACACGTTCCTGATCCTCGGCGCCAACATGGCGGCGAACCACCCGGTGCTCTTCAACCGCGTCCGCCGGCGACGGGTCGTGGAGCCGGACGCGCGGATCGTCGTCGTGGACCCGCGGCGGACCCGCACCGCCGCCCACGCCGACCACCACCTCGCGGTCGCGCCCGGCGGCGACGTGCCGCTGCTGCGCTTCCTCGCGCGGGCGCTCGTCGACGCGGGGGAGATCGACGCCGCCGCCTTCGCGGCGGCGACCGACGGCGGCGCGGCCTGGCTCGATCGGCTGGCTGCCGAGGACCCCGACGACCTCGCCAGGCGATCGGGCGTCCCGCGGGCGCAGCTCGACGCCGCGGCGGAGACGCTCTTCGGCGGTCGGAAGCTGATGTCGCTGTACTGCATGGGCGCCAACCAGAGCGCCCAGGGCACGCTGAAGAACCGCGAGCTGATCCACCTCTCGCTGCTGCTCGGCCAGCTCGGCCGGCCCGGCTGCGGGCCGTTCTCCCTGACCGGCCAGCCCAACGCGATGGGCGGCCGCGAGGTCGGCTACCTCGCGCACCAGCTGCCCGGCTACCGGCTCGTCGCCGAATCCGCGGACCGCGAGGCGATGGAGCGTTTCTGGGGCACGGTCCGCGGCTCCATCTCGCCCGAGCCCGGCCGGGCCGCGGTCGAGATGTTCAAGGCCGCGGCCGCCGGCGCCACCGACGTCCTCTGGGTCGCCTGCACCAACCCCGTCGCCAGCCTGCCCGACGCCGAGCGGACGCGGGAGGCGCTGCGCCGCACGCCGCTGGTCGTCGTGCAGGACGTGACCGCCGCGTCGGAGACGGTGGCCTACGCCGACGTCGTGCTGCCCGCCTGCCAGTGGGGCGAGAAAGCCGGGACGATGACCAACTCCGAGCGGCTGGTCGTGCGCAGCGACCGCTTCCTCGAAGCGCCCGGCGCCTGCCGCCCCGACTGGTGGATCGTCGCTTCGGTGGGGCATGCCATCGAGGAGCGCCGCGGCGACGCGGCCGGCCGCTTCGCGTGGGCGTCGCACGAGGATGTGTGGGACGAGTTCCGCCGCACCACCACCGGCCGGCCCTGCGACCTCGCCGGGATGACCAACGAGCGCCTCCGCGCCGGCCCGCTCCAGTGGCCCTGCCCCGACCCGGGGCACCCTGGCACCGCCCGCCGCTACGCCGGCGGCCGCGTGCTCACGGCCTCCAGCAAGCCGCGGACCGCGGGCGAAACGCAGGAGACGGCCGCACGGTCCGCGGCGATATGCGACGCCGCCGACGCCGCCTTCCCGCTCGTGCTCACCACCGGCCGCGTCGCCAGCCAGTGGCACAGCCGCACGAAGACGCGGCACGTCGCGGTGCTCGATGCTCAGGAGGGCGGACCCTTCTTCGAGGTCCACCCCGACGATGCCGCGGCGGCCGGCGTCACCCACGGCGACCGCGCCGCGGTGGTCGGGCGGCGTGGCCGCGCCGAGGCCACCGTCCGCGTCAGCGACGAAGCCCGCCCCGGCTGCGTCTTCAGCCCCTTCCACTGGGCCGACTCCGCGGGGCCGCTGGCGAACGTGAACCAGCTGACCAGCGACGCGGTGGACCCCGCCAGCCAGCAGCCGGAGCTCAAGGCGTGCGCCGTGCGGATCGAGAAGGTAGAAGAAGCGCGGTGA
- a CDS encoding ABC transporter ATP-binding protein: protein MPYLQLQNVSKGYGPASNRYEVLEDVNLSIEENEFVAVIGFSGSGKSTLMSLLAGLEQPDAGTVKLRGEVVTEPGPDRGIMFQNYSLLPWLSVFQNIEIAVKQVFPEMSKADRKPYIQHYIDMVTLTGSEWKKPSELSGGMRQRLSLARTMAMKPEVLLLDEPLSALDALTRSVLQDEIIRIWEEDKRTVVMITNDVDEAALMADRIVPLTPGPSATLAKSFPVGLSRPRDRTTLNFNPDFKKLRNEVSGFMLDLNQEAKSLRVSTEYRLPDLKPVDLSQAG from the coding sequence ATGCCTTACCTCCAACTCCAAAACGTCTCCAAAGGCTACGGCCCCGCCTCCAACCGCTACGAGGTCCTCGAGGACGTGAACCTCTCCATCGAGGAAAACGAATTCGTCGCGGTCATCGGCTTCTCCGGCTCCGGCAAGAGCACGCTGATGTCGCTGCTCGCGGGGCTCGAGCAGCCGGACGCGGGCACCGTCAAGCTTCGCGGCGAGGTCGTCACCGAGCCGGGACCCGATCGCGGGATCATGTTCCAGAACTACTCGCTGCTGCCGTGGCTGAGCGTGTTCCAGAACATCGAGATCGCGGTGAAGCAGGTGTTCCCGGAGATGAGCAAGGCGGACCGCAAGCCGTACATCCAGCACTACATCGACATGGTCACGCTGACCGGCTCGGAGTGGAAGAAGCCCAGCGAGCTCTCCGGGGGCATGCGGCAGCGGCTCTCCCTCGCCCGGACGATGGCGATGAAGCCCGAGGTGCTGCTGCTCGACGAGCCGCTGTCGGCGCTCGACGCCCTCACCCGCTCGGTCCTCCAGGACGAGATCATCCGCATCTGGGAGGAGGACAAGCGGACGGTGGTGATGATCACCAACGACGTCGACGAGGCCGCCCTCATGGCCGACCGCATCGTCCCGCTCACGCCCGGACCCTCCGCCACCCTCGCCAAGAGCTTCCCGGTCGGCCTCAGCCGACCCCGCGACCGCACCACGCTGAACTTCAACCCCGACTTCAAGAAGCTCCGCAACGAGGTCTCCGGCTTCATGCTCGACCTGAACCAGGAGGCGAAGAGCCTCCGGGTGAGCACCGAGTACCGGTTGCCGGACTTGAAGCCGGTGGATCTGTCGCAGGCGGGGTGA
- a CDS encoding GAF domain-containing protein → MKIATQTNPMTAGVETWAPDEAAGRIRRTAGLYQGDGSEGLRLASAELSFSSGEGLPGAVMARGVPVLLDGLDEEAFPRAAEAREAGVTAALGLPVFDEDQLVSVVTFLFRGGPGFTGAVELWAGQKARFELGLAKAHYSGLERFGRLSKHVNFPMGAGLPGFVWENKCPKVVNNLQGSAGFLRSSGAETSGLAAAVGFPICFQNELRAVMLWLSTKESPLARLQEAWISGDGGALEFAGGSGLGREGLIDPNASAASVPAVATATATRRPVLFDDLASLGGHRAAAAAEAGLTMGVALPVLVLGKLRAVCLLAW, encoded by the coding sequence ATGAAGATTGCCACCCAAACCAACCCGATGACCGCCGGCGTCGAGACCTGGGCTCCCGACGAAGCCGCCGGCCGGATCCGCCGGACCGCCGGCCTCTACCAGGGCGACGGCAGCGAGGGCCTGCGGCTCGCGTCCGCCGAGCTGTCCTTTTCCAGCGGCGAGGGGCTGCCCGGGGCGGTGATGGCCCGCGGCGTGCCGGTGCTGCTGGACGGCCTCGACGAGGAGGCGTTCCCGCGGGCCGCGGAGGCGCGGGAGGCGGGCGTGACGGCGGCGCTCGGGCTGCCGGTCTTCGATGAGGACCAGCTGGTGTCGGTGGTCACCTTCCTGTTCCGCGGCGGCCCGGGCTTCACCGGGGCGGTGGAGCTGTGGGCCGGGCAGAAGGCCCGCTTCGAGCTGGGCCTGGCGAAGGCGCACTACAGCGGGCTGGAGCGCTTCGGCCGGCTGTCCAAGCACGTGAACTTCCCGATGGGGGCGGGGCTGCCCGGTTTCGTGTGGGAGAACAAGTGCCCGAAGGTCGTGAACAACCTGCAAGGTTCGGCGGGCTTCCTGCGGAGCTCGGGCGCGGAGACCTCCGGCCTCGCGGCGGCGGTGGGCTTCCCCATCTGCTTCCAGAACGAGCTGCGGGCGGTGATGCTGTGGCTGTCGACCAAAGAGAGCCCGCTGGCCCGCCTGCAGGAGGCCTGGATCTCCGGAGACGGCGGCGCATTGGAGTTCGCCGGCGGCAGCGGCCTCGGCCGAGAGGGGCTCATCGACCCGAACGCGTCGGCGGCCTCGGTGCCCGCGGTCGCGACGGCGACCGCGACGCGCCGCCCGGTCCTTTTCGACGACCTCGCGTCGCTCGGCGGGCACCGCGCCGCCGCCGCCGCGGAAGCCGGGCTCACGATGGGCGTCGCCCTCCCCGTCCTCGTCCTCGGCAAGCTGCGGGCGGTCTGCCTGCTGGCCTGGTGA
- a CDS encoding ABC transporter ATP-binding protein, giving the protein MENSLPRSGTSDRYLEIINLVKAYPNPTGDPIRVVDGFNLAVKQGDVISVIGHSGCGKSTVLSMVAGLNDITSGNVIVDGREVVGSGPDRAVVFQAPCLLPWMSSFGNVMLGVKRVYPHATKAERRDLVEYYLSLVGLADAMHKMPREMSGGMQQRVGIARAIALQPKVLLLDEPFGRLDSLTRMDLQDVILGILDRERITTLVITHDVDEAVYMADRICMMTNGPGARVGQVLDIPFERPRNRKDVLADEMYYDLRGSLIDFLEKFDKHKKPKPVAEDAEPVKLPEPEAVASFGDFKAAESVYGPPMELIRA; this is encoded by the coding sequence ATGGAAAACTCACTCCCGCGAAGCGGAACCTCCGACCGCTACCTCGAAATCATCAACCTCGTCAAGGCCTATCCCAATCCCACCGGGGACCCCATCCGCGTCGTCGACGGCTTCAACCTCGCGGTGAAGCAGGGCGACGTCATCAGCGTGATCGGGCACTCGGGCTGCGGCAAGTCCACGGTGCTGTCGATGGTCGCCGGGCTCAACGACATCACCTCGGGCAACGTCATCGTCGACGGCCGGGAGGTCGTGGGCTCGGGGCCCGACCGGGCGGTGGTGTTCCAGGCGCCGTGCCTGCTGCCGTGGATGAGCAGCTTCGGCAACGTGATGCTCGGCGTGAAGCGGGTGTACCCGCACGCGACCAAGGCCGAGCGGAGAGACCTCGTCGAGTACTACCTCTCGTTGGTGGGCCTCGCCGACGCGATGCACAAGATGCCGCGGGAGATGTCCGGCGGGATGCAGCAGCGCGTGGGCATCGCCCGGGCGATCGCGCTCCAGCCCAAGGTGCTGCTGCTCGACGAGCCCTTCGGCCGCCTGGATTCCCTCACGCGGATGGACCTGCAGGACGTGATCCTGGGCATCCTCGACCGCGAGCGGATCACCACGCTGGTCATCACCCACGACGTGGACGAGGCGGTGTACATGGCCGACCGCATCTGCATGATGACCAACGGGCCCGGGGCCCGCGTCGGTCAAGTGCTCGACATCCCCTTCGAGCGGCCCCGCAACCGCAAGGACGTGCTCGCCGACGAGATGTACTACGACCTCCGCGGCAGCCTCATCGACTTCCTCGAGAAGTTCGACAAGCACAAGAAGCCCAAGCCGGTTGCGGAGGACGCGGAACCGGTCAAGCTGCCGGAGCCCGAGGCGGTGGCGTCGTTCGGGGACTTCAAGGCGGCGGAATCCGTTTACGGGCCGCCGATGGAGCTGATCCGGGCCTAG
- a CDS encoding CmpA/NrtA family ABC transporter substrate-binding protein, which yields MKLRTATLAAAASLCFGFFSTPASAFGPAEVPAIEGGETEMLDIEKDELKFGFIKLTDCAPIVIAKEKGYFEDEGLFVEVTAQPNWKTLLDNVISGELDGAHMLSGQPIAATLGIGTKAHVITAFTMDLNGNAITVSNDVWSMMQENEPALDTPKPDHPITAEGLAPVVEDFKADGKKLQMGMVFPVSTHNYELRYWLAAAGIHPGMYTSADVGGRTDADVELSVTPPPLMPATLEAGNIQGYCVGEPWNQAAVAKGIGVPVVTNNEIWKNNPEKVFGVTKAWADENPQTMLAVTKALIKAARWLDETDENGDFVNRREAVTILSRPDYVGADADIIGRSMLGTFTFQKTDVKDAPDFNVFYKYFCNYPWYSDGVWFMTQMRRWGQIAEERPASWYAEKAEEVYKPEIFLEAAQMLVEEGFIAEDEIPVGTDGYKPATSDFIDGKTYDGKKPLEYLAGFEIGNKK from the coding sequence ATGAAGCTCCGCACCGCCACCCTCGCCGCCGCCGCCTCCCTGTGCTTCGGCTTCTTCTCCACGCCCGCCTCCGCCTTCGGTCCCGCCGAGGTCCCCGCGATCGAGGGCGGAGAGACCGAGATGCTCGACATCGAGAAGGACGAGCTGAAGTTCGGCTTCATCAAGCTCACCGACTGCGCCCCGATCGTCATCGCCAAGGAGAAGGGCTACTTCGAGGACGAGGGGCTCTTCGTCGAGGTGACCGCGCAGCCGAACTGGAAGACGCTGCTCGACAACGTGATCTCCGGCGAGCTCGACGGCGCGCACATGCTCAGCGGCCAGCCGATCGCGGCGACGCTGGGCATCGGCACCAAGGCCCACGTGATCACCGCCTTCACGATGGACTTGAACGGCAACGCGATCACCGTCAGCAACGACGTCTGGTCGATGATGCAGGAGAACGAGCCGGCGCTGGACACGCCCAAGCCCGACCACCCGATCACCGCCGAGGGCCTCGCCCCGGTCGTGGAGGACTTCAAGGCCGACGGCAAGAAGCTGCAGATGGGCATGGTCTTCCCCGTCTCGACGCACAACTACGAGCTGCGCTACTGGCTCGCCGCCGCCGGCATCCACCCCGGCATGTACACCAGCGCCGACGTCGGCGGCCGCACCGACGCCGACGTGGAGCTTTCCGTGACCCCGCCGCCGCTCATGCCCGCGACGCTGGAGGCCGGCAACATCCAGGGCTACTGCGTGGGCGAGCCGTGGAACCAGGCCGCCGTGGCCAAGGGCATCGGCGTGCCGGTGGTCACCAACAACGAGATCTGGAAGAACAACCCCGAGAAGGTCTTCGGCGTGACCAAGGCCTGGGCCGACGAGAACCCCCAGACGATGCTCGCCGTCACCAAGGCGCTCATCAAGGCCGCCCGCTGGCTCGACGAGACCGACGAGAACGGCGACTTCGTCAACCGCCGCGAGGCCGTCACGATCCTCTCGCGGCCGGACTACGTCGGCGCCGACGCCGACATCATCGGCCGCTCCATGCTCGGCACCTTCACCTTCCAGAAGACCGACGTGAAGGACGCGCCCGACTTCAACGTGTTCTACAAGTACTTCTGCAACTACCCGTGGTACTCCGACGGCGTCTGGTTCATGACGCAGATGCGCCGCTGGGGTCAGATCGCCGAGGAGCGGCCCGCCTCCTGGTACGCCGAGAAGGCGGAGGAGGTCTACAAGCCGGAGATCTTCCTGGAGGCGGCGCAGATGCTCGTCGAGGAGGGCTTCATCGCCGAGGACGAGATCCCGGTCGGTACCGACGGCTACAAGCCGGCCACCTCGGACTTCATCGACGGCAAGACGTACGACGGGAAGAAGCCGCTCGAGTATCTGGCGGGCTTCGAGATCGGGAACAAGAAGTGA